TTTCTAGAATTCTTCAAGGGAACAAAGATAAGCAATATTAAGCTATGCTATTGTCTTGGTTATAATCGCACAAATGATATAAATCGATGGGTCAGGTTTGCAGTGCAAAGAGGTGCTGAAAATCTGTATCTTGGATTACAATGTAAGAAACACCGTCCCCTACCTTTTCCTAACACCGCAAAACAGAAGTATGTGTTAGAGGAAGACATATTTGAGGGTAGTAGACAGATTAATGTAAAGCATTTGCACTTGCTTGGTTGCTGCATAGGAAAAAGCATAAGCCGGCAATTTAGTTGCTTGGAGACTCTCGTCATGGAATATTCACCTCTAGCCCGATATGATCTGCACAGCATGTTTTCTTGTTTGCCGAATCTCAGAAATCTGGCGTTCAAACAGTGTGACCTTCCTGCCATGTTGTGCTTTGCTTCTTTACTTGCTCTGAGGGAACTTCAATTCATACAATGTTTCGGAATCAAAAGTATCAAACTGTCTAATGACAAGCTTAAGAGTCTTGCATGTATGAGTTGTGATGGCCTAAAATTGAATTTCCTTAGGGCTCCTGTGTTGAATACCTTGATCTATTTTGGTAACAACACTGTACAAATGCTCCAAATTGCTTCTCGACTTCAACAATTATCCGAACATGTCATCAAGGTGACGAATATCCACATTCGATCTGAAATTTACTGGGTATGTACAtacatatagatatatatatttactaGTCATAAAGAAAATTAGTTTCACTTGATTGTATTGCTTTTGGTTCTCCCCGTAGGGTAATTTCTTGCCGTTGCCAGAAAGGATGCTTATCTTCAGTAGTGTGTTACATTTAAAGCTCGAGCTAATGCGTAAAATGAAATTCGACATACAGAAGATGATTTCCGTTCTTAGAGCCTGTCCTCATTTGAGAGGATTGAATTTAGCGGTAAGTGATGATGTATTCTTAAGTATAATGTAATTTAAGCATGATATCGGCATTATGATATGATGATTTTATGAAATATCACGGCCCTTAATTAAGCATGACATTGGcatatatatgattttttttgtcgAAGCATATATGTGATGATTTTATGAAATATCATTAATTCATTTAATCTATTGGTGGTTATTGCAGTTTCATTGCATAAAAGATGTAAACCACAAAACTCTCCCACTTGGAGATTATTTTCCTGAGCATTTGGAGGATGTTGGAATTGGTGGATTTGCGGATACATTTCAACAGTTCAGATTTGCTGTGTACTTGTTGAAAAATGCTTCCAAGCTTAAGCGATTAGTCATCCAGCGACCGCCTTTGCACATTGCTACCGAAAGACAGCAATCTCGGCATAATGAACGACGTCAATCTATCTATAAACGCCTTTCCGCCTTTTCTAGAGATGTAGAGTTGATTGTCCGATGAAACATTCATCAATTCttttgttcattttaattagtatctATTCGGTGTTTATATATCTAAAAGTTgatgaatattaaattagtttttggAATCAAATGATTCATGTTTGATTTAGGAATAGCGTAATGAAACACTATATAATTATCTAAATAACTTCAGTGATATCACACTCTTTGTTTAATATCATTGAGCAACTCTCTGTTTCTTTCAAACTATTGCTCAAGAATTCTCTGTTTCTTTCTTTTAAATGGCCGTGttaaaattttttgttttaaaaataaggaAGACCTTTGCTATTTATAGAGAATAGAAATGAAATAAAACATCAATATGAATTAACGTAGTAAATTCATCTTTAAAAAACGCTTCCATTAATACATAATTAAGGGATTTAATtacgaaaaataataatagcgcTTGAATCAAGCCAGCCGACCGACCGACCGACCGGACAGCACCAGTAGTACTCTTTAGGGCCAAACCCAAATGAGAAAGTCCTCCCTAATAAACCTAATGGTCGGTTACTTCCTAATCATTACGGGACAATAAATACACATCAAGTGTTTTCTAATTTTCATATTTCAACAGACTGTATTAACTTGTCAATTACAAGCCTTGGTACAGGTCtttatatataaagaaaataaagagtTAGAAATAGAAACAAATAATCATTAAATCAATCACCTAAAATCAGCCTCTCTTATTGtgagtcaaaaatataaacaaatcaaaacaattttgGAGAAGATTGTTGactaatataatctaacaattACCATAagaagtttttaattttatatggtGGAGACTTTATATAATGAAAAGAtagatttgaataaaaaaattgatattaagaTACTcgtatactccctccgtcccgtaaaatTAGTGttagttaaatataaaattattaaaatatccttatattaacattaattgatttagaGTTTCAATATATGCtttttatgcatttaaaatTCTATTGGCTAATATTTATATACTGGTTTTGGGTTGTGTGAACcactaatttattattcaagaaattaaaaggacaatttaggaaaattatcacaaattatctataattaacTACTTTTTTAATTCTAGTAAAAgagctactttttctatctttacgggacggatggagtataaatttagataaattCAACTTGTCAAGACGTCAATGAATTTATTAACCACTAAATTTTATGTGCAGTGTTTAATTACGAAGCACCACATAATGTGATGAAAAGTGAACGGAGCTGCCTGTTGATTGCAAATCACAAATCATGGTATCgcacaaataatataattcggAAGTACGGATATTGATCCCACATATACAATGgatttaatgattaattttgagaattttattaACCGGTTAGCTACGAAAATGGTCTGAGAGTTTGTgaccaaaacaattaaaagtgaccaattaacaaatatattaaataattaaaatcaataaaataaaaataatttaaaagataatttttgtaaataataagTGTAGAGGTTCAAGGGTTGATAATTccgaataaaaataaaaaatcatgaacaatGAATATCTTGTTGATTATCAAGAATCgagttattttaaaatatcgaatcccgctctctcgagcctcaaagaccAAAATGATCACAACACAACTCAGTTGTATTGCCAAAATTATAGTTCAGACTATTTTAAAGCACCCATAGCTCTCTCTCAAGTTACTAcagataaaaataaacaaataaccaatttataggcaaattactcactctcgtgttataacaCTACTAAAATGTCTGTTTTTACCGACGGAATTTGGCGACGGATCCAAATTCTGTCGGTAATTGGCGAAATAGCGACGAAGAAATTCCGTCGCTATTTCACGACATTTTCGCGACGGATTCAcacaaatccgtcgctaatattGGCGCCAATTGGCGGGAAGGAATGGCAcctaaaaatttaacaaatttagcgacggattctcaaatccgtcgctaaatctgaCAGCCATCATGAAACGCAGGTTTCATTCTTTGTAGTTAGCGACGAACTATCAAAATCTGTCGCTAACCACAATGAATGAAACACTGCGTTTCATTTAAGGtccgtttagcgacggattctcacaatccgtcgctaaacggaCCCTAAATGGTACAAAACGTTTCTTCTTCCCCCTTTTGTTTCAGattccaaaaatcaaaaattctTACAAATTTCTTCTTTCCCGCCGCCCGCCTACTTTCCCCTGCCGTCCGCTCCTTTCATCCCCCCGACATCCGCTCCTTTCTTCCCCCGCCGTCTGCGCCTCTCTTCCCCCGCCGTCTGCGCCGTTCGTGCTACCGCCGAGAGCCACTTCCACTTGCTGCCACCGCCGGAAGCCAACTTGCTGCCACCGCCGGAAATTCCGAAGGTAAGtggttcatttttatttttatttgttaaaatcaattaatatatgtgatttattgattttatttgattttaatttttttaaatttcgttAAATTAGGCTGCCTCCGACCGTTTTTGCCCGCCCTCGACCTGCTGCTGCTCCGGTCTGCATTTTTCGTCCGCTGCCCCGTCTAAAAAGGTATTTCCGctaatttattgttaaattaattaatttattttagtttatttaggtcaaattaattagtttaagtgtaaattaattagtttaagtAAAATTTCTTCAATTGTTTCATTTAAATATGGTTTATTTAATTAGGTAGTTTAATATAGTTTAGGTTAATTTATtagattatattttttgtaaatttagttttattttataatgtagtataatttaattatatagttgaattttttattagtttaattaggtAGTTTAATATAGTTTAGGTTAATTTattagattatattttttttgtaaatttagttttattttataatctaatataatttaattaggtagttgaattttttattagtttaattaggtAGTATAGTTTAGGTGTGTatgttaattatgtttaatcaTATGGTTTCGCttaattttgtataattttatagtttatgtAATTGATTAAATAACTTATATTTTAGGGTAATTTagtaagttaattttaattttaattaaattatatttgagagttttaatatataatttatgtgCATATTGGCGACAGCTTTTGGCGATGGATTTTGTCCGTCGCCATTTGGCGACGGAACATATGCGTCGCGGCACGTCGCCAAACGCGTCGTTTGGTGACGGCCGTgcgccatttagcgacggatatttccgtcgctaaatgtcgACGGATTTTAGACGGACTCAGTTCGTCAGCGACAGATTTTAACTTTTAGTAGTGTAATGAATCTAGTCaaatgattaaatgatatttattaagtAAACCCTTAAGAACGCGTATTCATTAACTAACTCTTGtattattaattcatacgttgttGATTAAATGATCTATTTTAACTAAGCTCTCTAGagtcaataattaaaacatagggcaatgaatgaattgataaaaaacATTCAAGTATGAAGAATATTAATCAACACCAAATTTCAACACCTattaattaatcgataattaactcactctcgtgttattaaaaactaattagcCAACTAAAATgtgattatgaagcaaactcaagatTACTTAAATTCCAACCCAATCTCGTGGCGTTTTCCTTTAATTTTCCAATTATTTagatctatttaattaacaatttctcaattagttaactaaacataTATCAttaatcaatttctcaatttaatccaagcattaagTTCAATAACCGAAACacgataaatcaccaaaatatccaaggccaatcaattatataaataaacatttatATCAACCATCGAACTAAAGGTTTAGTTACCCATTGTCATGTGAATTATAACAATGGATAAGTTATACCTTGAGTACATGggaaataaaagatataaataatCTATACTAAAAGAATATTTTTAGTGCCTAAGCCTAAGTCTACACGAATGATATattttctctacacaaatgaTGTCTATTTATAGAGTCACTTGAAATGGAGTCCAAACCAAAGATATCATCTTTCCATGTGAAACTTGAATCATGATCAAGTTGAGAATATCTTCTTTCCTTTGAAAGTAGAGTAATGATCAAATTCTTCCATAATCATATTGAATGGACCAATCTTTAACTTGTCTTGTTTCCAAAAAAGCATAACTTATTCCCTTAATGAGCTTCTATCTTATTGTTAAAGCCCACTTCTTTGTGTGCAAGTCAAGAAAGATCACTCTCTTGAGTGTGAATGTAATATTCTGCTGATTATGGAAGGTTTGATGTGATAATTAACTTCAGAATTTCGTTGCCTTAATCCAGTGCGAACGCATTTTCGCGCATATCCAGGTCTCAGCCGGCCCCTGACCGGCCTGATGTTGTGGGCCGGTTGAATGTCGGCTGACCTGCTAGTTTTTGATTCTTGACCGGTTCGATTCAATCCAAACCGATTAGGTTTGAATTTAATTTCGGTTTTTTAAATTCTTCTGATTTTGACTATTTGACCCTGTTTCAATCGTAAatatccaaaaaataataagatttaatatttatttataaaaactacAAAACATGAAAACCTAACTATATAAACTCTTATTTTACGCATAAATACTGAAAACTGACgaataaatactataaaaactGCGTAAAATTATAGCTTATTACTGCTTTCAAGAAATGCAATAATGTAACATGATTTTGGACCCTCCCAATGCGCATGGTCACACTTAGTCAAGCAGGCAAAAAATGGAACATTTGTGGTTTTGGTAATCACTGTACTTATGGCAT
This region of Mercurialis annua linkage group LG1-X, ddMerAnnu1.2, whole genome shotgun sequence genomic DNA includes:
- the LOC126681379 gene encoding putative F-box protein At1g49610; translation: MRRRKSSKTCSTSSNKDASDCNTARDLISNLPDEILSDILSKLPLREAVRTNVLSHRWRHVSAFPTDLTFDQFNMLDDDDQDHEKHFHTFYENRFIRRVDKFLEFFKGTKISNIKLCYCLGYNRTNDINRWVRFAVQRGAENLYLGLQCKKHRPLPFPNTAKQKYVLEEDIFEGSRQINVKHLHLLGCCIGKSISRQFSCLETLVMEYSPLARYDLHSMFSCLPNLRNLAFKQCDLPAMLCFASLLALRELQFIQCFGIKSIKLSNDKLKSLACMSCDGLKLNFLRAPVLNTLIYFGNNTVQMLQIASRLQQLSEHVIKVTNIHIRSEIYWGNFLPLPERMLIFSSVLHLKLELMRKMKFDIQKMISVLRACPHLRGLNLAFHCIKDVNHKTLPLGDYFPEHLEDVGIGGFADTFQQFRFAVYLLKNASKLKRLVIQRPPLHIATERQQSRHNERRQSIYKRLSAFSRDVELIVR